Proteins encoded in a region of the Marinobacter arenosus genome:
- a CDS encoding RNA polymerase sigma factor, protein MQPHLEVMYRFAYRLAGQQQDAEDLVQDVVVKLYPRLEELESVEQLRPWLNRVLYRQFIDQVRRKGRQGDRPLSELIDGESHADWLDSLESDEQGPESLLEQERLGPALDRVLETLDPDQRTLVLLHDVDGWRQEDIAEVLEIPLGTVKSRLHRCRATLRKKLQRELEPIPGSGRVGE, encoded by the coding sequence GTGCAGCCCCATCTGGAGGTGATGTATCGGTTCGCCTATCGTTTGGCGGGCCAGCAGCAGGATGCGGAGGACCTTGTTCAGGATGTAGTGGTGAAGCTTTACCCCAGGCTCGAGGAGCTGGAGTCGGTGGAGCAGCTCCGGCCGTGGCTCAACCGCGTGTTGTACCGCCAGTTTATTGATCAGGTCCGGCGGAAGGGGCGGCAGGGTGACCGCCCATTGAGCGAGTTGATTGATGGCGAAAGCCATGCGGATTGGCTGGATAGCCTGGAATCGGACGAGCAGGGCCCGGAGTCCCTGTTGGAGCAGGAGCGTCTGGGGCCGGCACTGGATCGGGTTCTGGAAACCCTGGATCCGGACCAGCGTACCCTGGTGCTGTTGCACGACGTGGACGGCTGGCGCCAGGAGGATATCGCCGAAGTGCTCGAGATTCCCCTGGGGACGGTGAAATCCCGCTTGCATCGATGCCGCGCCACGCTGCGAAAAAAATTGCAGCGGGAGCTGGAACCAATCCCCGGGTCCGGGCGTGTAGGTGAGTGA